A genomic stretch from Erysipelothrix sp. HDW6C includes:
- the pepT gene encoding peptidase T: protein MKETLIERLVRYTKVNTRSDGNSVSVPSTKIQFDLSKILYDECVRIGLEKVKVDEYGIVTALLPSNVDGEVPTIGFISHMDTADYNSENVQPRIIENYDGKDIVLNESLNIVTAVDVFPSLKNHVGKTLVVTDGTTLLGADDKAGIAEIMTAMEYLVDHPEITHGDVRVAFTIDEEIGTGADSFDVEGFNADFAYTVDGGGLGEMEYETFNAAETVVTIKGVSVHPGSAKDTMINAAVVAHEYFAGLPAADRPEHTEGYEGFFLLTEMQTTIEDARMVFIIRDHDKNEFEARKKLMDTIAHELNNKYGNGTVNVATRDSYYNMRNIIEEDMSVVELAKDAMKSVGLEPIIEPVRGGTDGSRLSYMGLPTPNLFTGGENFHGKHEFAVVESMEKATEVIIAIAHLNAAR from the coding sequence ATGAAAGAAACATTAATTGAACGTTTAGTACGTTATACAAAAGTAAATACACGATCTGATGGAAACTCTGTGAGTGTTCCGTCCACGAAAATCCAATTTGATTTATCGAAAATCTTATACGATGAGTGTGTTCGAATTGGTCTTGAGAAAGTAAAAGTCGATGAATATGGTATCGTTACAGCGCTCCTTCCATCAAATGTTGATGGTGAAGTTCCCACGATTGGTTTCATATCCCATATGGATACCGCAGATTATAATTCGGAAAATGTACAACCTCGCATTATTGAAAACTACGATGGGAAAGACATTGTCTTAAATGAGTCGTTGAACATTGTGACTGCAGTTGATGTATTTCCAAGCCTCAAAAACCATGTTGGAAAAACTTTGGTGGTTACGGATGGCACAACCCTTCTTGGCGCTGATGATAAGGCGGGTATCGCGGAGATTATGACTGCGATGGAGTATCTTGTCGATCATCCGGAAATTACGCATGGTGACGTCCGTGTGGCCTTTACAATTGATGAAGAAATTGGAACAGGCGCTGATTCTTTTGATGTCGAGGGATTCAATGCTGATTTTGCGTATACCGTTGATGGTGGTGGATTGGGTGAAATGGAATATGAGACATTCAATGCTGCCGAAACAGTTGTTACGATAAAAGGTGTAAGTGTGCACCCAGGTTCAGCAAAAGATACAATGATCAATGCAGCAGTAGTTGCACATGAATACTTTGCAGGATTACCAGCGGCAGATCGTCCCGAGCATACTGAAGGTTATGAGGGATTTTTCCTCTTAACAGAAATGCAAACAACGATTGAAGATGCGCGCATGGTATTCATCATTCGTGATCATGACAAAAATGAATTTGAAGCACGAAAAAAACTTATGGATACAATTGCACATGAATTAAATAATAAGTACGGAAATGGTACAGTTAATGTTGCAACACGTGATTCATATTACAATATGCGTAATATTATTGAAGAAGATATGAGTGTTGTGGAACTTGCAAAAGACGCAATGAAATCTGTGGGTCTCGAACCCATTATTGAACCTGTACGTGGAGGTACAGATGGCTCACGTTTATCCTACATGGGATTGCCAACTCCAAACTTATTTACTGGTGGCGAGAATTTCCATGGAAAACATGAGTTTGCTGTTGTTGAATCCATGGAAAAAGCAACAGAGGTTATTATTGCGATTGCGCATCTAAATGCTGCGCGTTAG
- a CDS encoding DUF916 and DUF3324 domain-containing protein, giving the protein MSLKNKIKTILSLLMVFMAVVVSPISADAYRDFTIAAIIPENQINKSVDYFDLMMTPNQEQVVNITIENKGSETMVATLDLNNASTGNNGSKQYMIAVEPDSSMKTPLTSIATLVDTEIEVKPGETKNASIRIKMPATEQDGVILGGVAVKANTLTDKETDSDQGLSISNQLSYLIGLQLRTNNNAVDRNLNLLKVDTALIDFNPSIIASIQNDMPIQMNDISIVGSVNKQGTQESVATVNVSNASIMPNTNFNVVYAPNNGNLKPGVYDVKLRIIHDTDGKTWEWDETLTIESEDASDINDQAIFNKNDVNYLAIIIIAILVLIVVLLFILIWKRRKKDDNKEVK; this is encoded by the coding sequence ATGTCATTAAAAAACAAAATTAAAACAATCTTATCACTGCTAATGGTATTTATGGCTGTGGTTGTGAGTCCGATAAGCGCTGATGCTTATCGTGACTTCACGATTGCCGCGATAATTCCAGAAAATCAAATCAATAAAAGTGTCGACTATTTTGATTTGATGATGACACCGAATCAAGAACAAGTCGTCAATATTACAATCGAGAATAAAGGAAGCGAGACAATGGTGGCAACCCTTGATCTTAACAATGCTTCAACAGGTAACAATGGAAGTAAGCAATACATGATTGCGGTTGAACCCGATTCGAGTATGAAAACACCACTTACATCAATTGCGACCCTTGTCGATACGGAAATTGAAGTCAAACCCGGTGAAACAAAAAATGCAAGCATTCGTATTAAAATGCCTGCCACTGAACAAGATGGTGTGATTCTTGGAGGCGTTGCTGTTAAAGCCAATACATTAACAGATAAAGAAACAGACTCTGACCAAGGATTATCAATTAGTAATCAACTATCATACCTGATTGGTCTGCAACTTAGAACAAACAATAATGCCGTCGATCGAAACCTAAATCTATTAAAGGTTGATACAGCATTGATTGATTTCAATCCAAGCATTATTGCGTCCATTCAAAATGACATGCCAATTCAGATGAATGACATCTCAATTGTTGGGAGTGTTAACAAACAAGGGACACAAGAGTCCGTCGCAACAGTGAATGTATCCAATGCAAGTATCATGCCAAATACGAATTTTAATGTCGTATATGCTCCAAACAACGGTAATTTAAAACCGGGAGTGTATGATGTGAAACTTCGCATTATTCATGACACTGATGGGAAAACGTGGGAATGGGACGAAACTTTGACAATTGAGTCCGAAGATGCAAGTGATATTAATGATCAAGCTATCTTCAACAAGAATGATGTCAACTATCTAGCGATTATAATTATCGCAATTCTAGTACTTATTGTTGTTCTATTATTTATCTTAATTTGGAAACGACGTAAAAAAGACGATAATAAAGAAGTCAAATAG
- a CDS encoding HD domain-containing protein encodes MERILKAQEYLKYTFDNSSYLSAKPKEYAYRYEHTLRVAHWGQRIAEEASLDVEAVVVGCLLHDISYCEEMVDDVDRKNHGRRSAALAEPFIRSLNFDEGVAHAVLYGIASHVDGVAELNGEPSVLSDTISDADNLDRMDVYRIYESLEYAQFSSLSLDEKLKYCEERLARIEKFLTLEFATSYATTIMHEEIRVMKSFFLGLQKQLRMSVLF; translated from the coding sequence ATGGAAAGAATACTAAAAGCACAAGAATATTTGAAGTATACATTCGATAACAGTAGTTATTTATCCGCCAAGCCCAAAGAATATGCATACCGCTATGAACATACGCTTCGAGTTGCACATTGGGGTCAACGCATTGCTGAAGAAGCGTCACTTGACGTTGAAGCGGTCGTTGTTGGTTGTTTACTACATGATATTAGTTATTGTGAAGAAATGGTAGATGATGTCGATCGAAAGAACCATGGACGACGCTCTGCTGCGCTTGCTGAACCATTCATAAGAAGTTTGAACTTCGATGAGGGCGTGGCACATGCCGTTCTATACGGTATCGCATCGCACGTAGATGGTGTGGCAGAATTAAATGGTGAACCATCGGTTTTATCAGACACAATTAGTGATGCAGATAATTTAGACCGAATGGATGTCTATCGAATTTACGAGAGTCTAGAGTATGCGCAGTTCTCTTCGCTATCACTTGATGAGAAACTTAAGTATTGTGAAGAACGCCTTGCCAGAATTGAGAAATTTTTGACCCTGGAATTTGCTACATCCTATGCAACAACTATAATGCATGAAGAGATTCGCGTCATGAAAAGTTTCTTTTTAGGGTTACAAAAACAACTCAGAATGAGTGTCCTCTTTTAA
- a CDS encoding WxL domain-containing protein, protein MKKITRLFAALAVLLTVSTVVSADENGGSETSTASVSFIANEGPTKPVNPIDPTDPVLPETDEENKETEMAGPLSLDVVPNLGFGQQKITGSIETYETTNLVPYIQVTDTRGTMTGWTVSAQLTNFTSGDETIDNARLTFGNSVIKTSNTNDTNRPTSATSVTLVSGSEAKTMMNASAGNGMGTWLNTWLANAQTDATNSNVTLDVETSQAKALAYEATINWTLSVAP, encoded by the coding sequence ATGAAAAAAATTACACGCTTATTTGCAGCATTAGCTGTTCTACTGACTGTATCAACAGTTGTATCCGCAGATGAAAACGGAGGATCAGAGACATCCACAGCATCTGTATCATTTATAGCAAATGAAGGACCAACCAAACCAGTCAATCCAATTGATCCAACAGATCCAGTATTGCCAGAAACTGACGAGGAAAACAAAGAAACTGAAATGGCAGGTCCACTAAGTCTTGATGTGGTTCCAAACCTTGGTTTCGGACAACAAAAAATCACAGGTTCTATTGAAACATATGAAACAACAAACCTTGTACCTTATATCCAAGTAACGGATACACGTGGTACGATGACAGGATGGACTGTTTCTGCACAATTAACAAACTTCACTTCAGGTGACGAAACAATTGATAATGCACGTTTAACATTTGGAAACTCTGTTATCAAAACATCAAATACAAATGACACAAACCGTCCAACTTCCGCAACAAGTGTTACACTTGTATCCGGTTCAGAAGCAAAAACAATGATGAATGCTTCAGCAGGTAATGGTATGGGTACATGGTTAAACACATGGTTAGCAAATGCACAAACTGATGCAACAAATAGCAATGTTACTTTAGATGTTGAAACATCACAAGCAAAAGCATTGGCTTACGAAGCAACAATCAACTGGACGCTTTCAGTAGCGCCTTAA
- a CDS encoding energy-coupling factor transporter ATPase, with the protein MPIVFKNVGYEYGPKTPFAHTALNDINAEIKTGSLTAIIGATGSGKSTLVQHLNGLLQPTSGEVEILDHTMVAGVKSRNLKQLRSQVGLVFQFPEMQLFEETIYKDVSFGPKNFGFSEADIKENVEKALTLVGIDKELWERSPLDLSGGQKRRVAIAGVLATDPNVIVLDEPTAGLDPQGSKDMMNLFIRLNKDFGKTIIMVTHDMDHVLNYAEDVLVLDKGSVYFSGKASTFFKDQTMLDALGFVAPKILQLKTMLLEKGIDTKDSLDLDAIVTLIKEARAHE; encoded by the coding sequence ATGCCAATAGTATTTAAAAATGTCGGCTACGAATATGGCCCCAAAACGCCCTTTGCTCACACTGCACTCAACGATATAAATGCGGAAATAAAAACGGGCAGTTTGACTGCAATAATTGGGGCAACGGGTAGTGGTAAATCAACACTCGTGCAACACCTCAATGGGTTGTTGCAACCAACATCTGGTGAAGTGGAAATTCTTGATCATACAATGGTAGCGGGTGTTAAATCCCGCAATCTAAAACAACTTCGCTCACAAGTTGGTTTGGTATTCCAGTTTCCTGAGATGCAACTATTTGAGGAAACAATCTATAAAGATGTGAGCTTTGGTCCAAAAAACTTTGGATTTTCTGAAGCAGATATCAAAGAGAATGTTGAGAAAGCACTCACACTTGTAGGCATTGACAAAGAACTGTGGGAACGTTCGCCTTTGGATTTATCGGGGGGACAAAAACGTCGTGTTGCGATTGCTGGAGTTCTTGCTACCGATCCGAATGTTATTGTATTGGACGAGCCAACTGCGGGTCTTGATCCGCAAGGAAGTAAAGATATGATGAATTTGTTCATTCGTCTTAACAAGGACTTTGGCAAGACTATCATTATGGTTACCCACGATATGGATCATGTACTCAATTATGCTGAGGATGTTCTTGTCTTAGATAAAGGCAGTGTCTACTTCAGTGGAAAAGCTTCGACATTCTTTAAAGATCAAACCATGTTGGACGCATTGGGATTTGTTGCGCCAAAGATTTTGCAACTTAAAACAATGTTGCTTGAGAAAGGTATTGATACGAAAGACAGTTTGGATTTGGATGCGATTGTCACCCTGATCAAGGAGGCACGCGCACATGAATAA
- a CDS encoding energy-coupling factor transporter transmembrane protein EcfT, translated as MNNIALGRYVPLDSKIHKLDPRIKIICMIILMVGIFTLKNAYANLFMFVMLALAILASKLTFKFILKSMKPMMFMLIFLFILNIFAIREGYVLFELFGFKLYSGALYQTFFIVTRLILMIMVTTLLTATTAPLDLTLGIEDLLNPLRVIGVPAHEIAMMISIALRFIPTLIEDTQRIMNAQASRGVDLQEGKLMEKINGVVSMIIPLFVSSYHRAEDLADSMEARGYYPGKQRTRYKQLSIKASDWFMLALSILVAVAAFSIGRYL; from the coding sequence ATGAATAACATCGCACTGGGACGTTATGTTCCTTTGGATTCAAAGATTCATAAACTCGACCCACGTATAAAAATTATTTGCATGATCATCTTGATGGTGGGAATTTTCACTCTCAAGAATGCGTATGCAAACTTATTTATGTTTGTAATGTTGGCACTTGCAATTCTTGCATCGAAGCTTACATTCAAATTTATCCTTAAATCAATGAAGCCAATGATGTTTATGTTAATCTTCTTATTCATACTCAACATCTTCGCCATTCGTGAAGGCTATGTTCTCTTTGAACTATTTGGCTTTAAACTGTACAGCGGTGCGCTCTACCAGACGTTTTTCATTGTAACCCGACTCATACTCATGATTATGGTTACGACGCTCCTAACTGCTACAACGGCGCCACTTGACCTAACACTGGGAATCGAAGACTTACTCAATCCCTTACGCGTTATTGGTGTTCCTGCTCACGAAATCGCGATGATGATTTCGATAGCGTTACGATTCATCCCAACGCTCATTGAGGACACACAACGTATTATGAATGCTCAAGCAAGTCGCGGGGTCGATCTTCAAGAAGGAAAGTTAATGGAGAAAATCAATGGCGTTGTTTCAATGATTATTCCCTTGTTTGTTTCCAGTTACCATCGCGCTGAAGATCTCGCCGATTCAATGGAAGCACGTGGATATTATCCTGGAAAACAGCGTACCCGTTACAAACAATTATCGATTAAAGCATCCGATTGGTTCATGTTAGCATTAAGCATTCTTGTCGCTGTTGCTGCATTCTCAATTGGTAGGTATCTATGA
- the truA gene encoding tRNA pseudouridine(38-40) synthase TruA: MRYKSTVSYDGYAFSGWQRQTNARSIQHEIERALSKIHKEPIQIHGSGRTDAGVHALGQVFHFDSELPLKESNWILALNSLLGDDIVILSVQPVADDFNARLSAVDKTYEYRMNIGTYNPFERNYVYQYNHELDFDRMRAAMQVFIGTHDFTSFNSTPLDVIPYQIKVLTSFTVTQDQNKVIFRLNGNGFLRYMVRILVATVIKAGEGKITPLEIEEMLEKRSKVAVKYNVPTCGLYLMNVNYK; this comes from the coding sequence ATGAGGTACAAATCAACTGTTTCGTATGATGGCTACGCATTTAGTGGCTGGCAACGGCAAACGAATGCACGATCCATTCAACATGAGATAGAACGTGCGCTTTCTAAGATTCACAAAGAGCCGATTCAAATTCATGGGTCGGGTCGCACGGACGCAGGTGTTCATGCCTTGGGTCAAGTATTCCATTTTGATTCAGAGCTACCACTTAAGGAGTCCAACTGGATTCTTGCACTCAACAGTTTGTTGGGGGATGATATTGTTATTTTGAGCGTTCAGCCCGTTGCTGATGACTTCAATGCACGATTAAGTGCGGTTGACAAGACGTATGAGTATCGCATGAATATTGGGACGTACAATCCATTCGAACGTAATTATGTCTACCAATACAATCATGAACTTGATTTTGATCGCATGCGTGCCGCGATGCAAGTGTTCATAGGAACCCATGATTTCACTTCGTTTAACAGCACACCTTTGGATGTCATACCGTATCAAATTAAAGTTTTGACTTCATTCACGGTTACACAAGATCAAAACAAGGTTATATTTCGTCTCAATGGCAATGGATTTCTACGGTATATGGTTCGAATACTTGTTGCGACAGTAATCAAGGCAGGGGAAGGTAAAATAACCCCTTTAGAAATCGAAGAAATGCTTGAAAAGCGCAGTAAAGTAGCAGTGAAATACAATGTACCCACATGTGGTCTTTATTTAATGAATGTAAATTATAAATAG
- a CDS encoding Cof-type HAD-IIB family hydrolase, producing the protein MKLIAFDIDGTSIKKNRRVAESTLRILQQLHDDGYILVPTTGRSLDGIPKSIKALNICDYAISSNGAVITNLKTGETLAKTVFSPERAAKVLDIIRPYRLWTSLHIENECYDSTWLQKTVRRVFFHGDFLHNRFIHNPAKYVREHQTEVEKIQVFSLSKHKLKRLLKELDVIADVAYPMSSKNYYEITNKGAEKGIALTELCQHLNVPLTEVFAIGDDVNDISMLRVAGISVAMGNAKPEVASEAMYVTGSNNENGFANAFQLYLYNQKEA; encoded by the coding sequence ATGAAACTAATTGCGTTTGATATTGATGGTACAAGCATAAAAAAAAATCGCCGAGTGGCGGAGTCGACACTCCGTATTTTGCAACAACTGCATGATGACGGTTATATTCTTGTGCCAACAACTGGAAGATCCCTCGATGGTATTCCAAAATCAATTAAAGCCCTGAATATTTGTGACTATGCGATATCTTCAAATGGTGCTGTAATCACAAATTTAAAAACAGGTGAGACGCTAGCGAAGACAGTTTTCAGTCCTGAACGTGCTGCCAAGGTTTTGGATATCATCCGTCCGTATCGTTTATGGACCTCTTTGCATATTGAAAATGAATGCTACGATTCGACATGGTTGCAAAAGACAGTACGCCGTGTGTTTTTCCACGGAGATTTTCTCCACAATCGATTTATTCATAATCCTGCCAAGTATGTTCGTGAGCATCAAACCGAAGTCGAGAAAATTCAAGTATTCTCGCTTTCAAAACATAAGTTAAAACGGTTGTTGAAAGAATTGGATGTGATTGCGGATGTAGCATATCCGATGTCTTCAAAGAACTATTATGAGATAACAAATAAAGGGGCAGAAAAAGGAATTGCTCTGACTGAATTATGCCAGCATTTGAATGTTCCATTAACCGAAGTTTTTGCAATTGGGGATGATGTCAATGATATATCAATGCTTCGCGTTGCGGGGATATCCGTTGCCATGGGTAATGCCAAACCTGAAGTCGCTTCGGAAGCGATGTATGTTACGGGAAGTAATAATGAAAATGGATTTGCTAATGCATTTCAATTATATTTATACAATCAAAAGGAGGCCTAA
- the rpsI gene encoding 30S ribosomal protein S9: MTAKNKVNYLGTGRRKTSVARVYLTPGTGVITINHKPIEVHLPSELLRMTVRSPFEVTSTVDQFDVNVNVKGGGLTGQAGAIRHGISRALLEASADYRALLKPAGFLTRDPRAKERKKPGLRGARRAPQFSKR; encoded by the coding sequence ATGACAGCAAAAAACAAAGTAAATTACTTAGGTACAGGACGTCGTAAGACATCTGTTGCTCGTGTCTATTTGACTCCAGGAACTGGTGTTATTACAATCAACCATAAACCTATTGAAGTGCATTTGCCTTCAGAACTATTAAGAATGACAGTGCGTTCACCATTTGAAGTGACATCAACAGTCGATCAATTCGACGTTAATGTTAACGTTAAAGGTGGAGGACTTACAGGACAAGCCGGAGCAATCCGTCATGGTATCTCACGTGCTTTATTAGAAGCATCAGCAGACTACCGTGCACTACTTAAACCTGCAGGATTCTTAACACGTGATCCACGTGCTAAAGAACGTAAAAAACCAGGTCTACGTGGAGCGCGTCGTGCACCACAATTCTCAAAACGTTAA
- a CDS encoding energy-coupling factor transporter ATPase — translation MKQLNIKDLVFSYDREVNAVDGISLSVNQGDYVTIIGHNGSGKSTVAKLIIGLLEAQSGWISIDGTALTPENVYEIRNKIAIVFQNPDNQFIGSTVRDDIAFGLENRMMEPELMDAVINEFSARVGMESFLDHEPTKLSGGQKQRVAIAGALAMNPEILVLDEATSMLDPKGRKEVNDLVHELHTKNAMTILSITHDIEEVTMSDYVVVMNEGKIYMQGTPQDILQRTQELIDLQLDIPFSIKFYEALKRQGLDVNTPYDIEGMVAELCQ, via the coding sequence TTGAAACAATTAAACATTAAAGACCTCGTTTTCTCGTATGACCGCGAAGTCAATGCTGTTGATGGCATCAGCCTCAGTGTTAATCAAGGGGATTATGTAACAATAATCGGACATAATGGAAGCGGGAAATCAACAGTTGCCAAACTTATTATTGGTTTACTAGAAGCACAATCGGGATGGATTTCAATCGATGGTACTGCATTAACACCAGAGAACGTTTATGAAATCCGAAATAAAATTGCGATTGTGTTCCAAAATCCAGACAATCAATTTATTGGATCGACAGTGCGCGATGATATCGCGTTTGGTCTTGAAAATCGTATGATGGAACCAGAATTGATGGATGCTGTAATCAATGAGTTTTCAGCTCGCGTAGGCATGGAATCATTTCTTGACCATGAACCAACCAAACTTTCTGGAGGTCAAAAACAACGCGTTGCCATCGCAGGTGCTTTGGCAATGAATCCGGAAATACTAGTTTTGGATGAAGCCACAAGTATGCTTGATCCGAAAGGTCGTAAAGAAGTGAATGATTTGGTGCACGAGTTGCACACAAAAAATGCCATGACAATACTTTCAATTACACATGACATTGAAGAAGTTACCATGAGTGATTATGTTGTTGTTATGAATGAGGGTAAGATTTACATGCAAGGGACACCCCAAGATATCTTGCAACGCACTCAAGAACTCATTGATTTGCAATTGGATATTCCATTCAGTATCAAATTCTATGAGGCACTCAAACGTCAAGGACTTGATGTAAACACACCGTATGATATTGAAGGGATGGTTGCAGAGTTATGCCAATAG
- a CDS encoding RNHCP domain-containing protein yields the protein MRVLKNCSFICENCQLEVKALNNGSYRNHCPLCLHSKHVDCKPGDRKSRCLGLMRPVSYRYHSKKGYQVKHICKVCAYVRYNIVATDCDQPDSIQELMELTFE from the coding sequence GTGCGAGTATTAAAGAATTGCAGTTTTATCTGCGAGAATTGCCAGTTAGAAGTTAAAGCATTGAATAATGGAAGCTATCGAAATCACTGCCCTTTGTGTCTGCATTCAAAACATGTAGATTGCAAACCAGGAGATCGTAAAAGCAGGTGTCTTGGACTCATGAGACCTGTGTCCTATCGTTACCACAGTAAAAAAGGATATCAAGTGAAACACATTTGTAAGGTGTGTGCTTATGTGCGATATAATATTGTTGCAACTGATTGTGACCAACCCGATTCCATACAAGAATTGATGGAACTTACATTTGAATAA
- the rplM gene encoding 50S ribosomal protein L13 has translation MRQTTMTKPAEVVRQWFIVDGTDKTLGRLASEVATVLRGKHKPTYTPNVDGGDYVIVVNADKIKVSGDQEFKKFYYNHSHYPGGLRTRSTRVMRESYTIEWVEKAIHGMLPHTSLGDNQRKHLFVYKGAEHPHTAQKPVEMVIKG, from the coding sequence ATGCGTCAAACAACTATGACGAAACCAGCAGAAGTTGTGCGCCAATGGTTTATTGTTGATGGAACAGACAAGACTCTAGGACGTCTTGCGAGTGAAGTTGCAACAGTACTTCGTGGTAAACACAAACCAACATACACACCTAATGTTGACGGTGGAGATTACGTAATCGTAGTCAACGCTGACAAGATTAAAGTAAGTGGAGATCAAGAATTCAAGAAATTCTACTACAACCACTCACATTATCCAGGTGGATTAAGAACACGTTCAACACGTGTTATGCGTGAATCATATACTATCGAATGGGTTGAAAAAGCTATTCACGGTATGTTACCTCACACAAGCTTAGGGGACAACCAACGTAAACATTTATTTGTATACAAAGGTGCAGAACATCCTCATACAGCACAAAAACCAGTTGAAATGGTAATTAAGGGATAG